One Kitasatospora sp. NBC_01287 DNA window includes the following coding sequences:
- a CDS encoding uridine kinase encodes MNHPVPIPRPRTLAELARRLRALPPSCGGVRLVAVDGHAGSGKTTFAGLLAARLDGAPVVHLDDLATQQAFFGWTERLRAQVLRPLALGESARFEAYDWVAERFAQPRVVPPAPVVLLEGVGAGRRAVRPALAELIWMELPAADARARGLRRDGPELAAFWERWTAAEAAHFAADPSRPFAGLRVDGRSGELLPADPG; translated from the coding sequence GTGAATCACCCGGTGCCGATCCCCCGTCCGCGCACGCTCGCCGAGCTGGCGCGGCGGCTGCGCGCCCTGCCGCCGTCCTGCGGCGGGGTGCGGCTGGTCGCGGTGGACGGGCACGCGGGCAGCGGCAAGACCACCTTCGCGGGCCTGCTCGCCGCGCGGCTGGACGGCGCGCCGGTGGTGCACCTGGACGACCTGGCCACCCAGCAGGCCTTCTTCGGCTGGACCGAGCGACTGCGCGCGCAGGTGCTGCGACCGCTGGCGCTCGGCGAGAGCGCCCGCTTCGAGGCCTACGACTGGGTCGCCGAGCGGTTCGCGCAACCGCGGGTGGTGCCGCCCGCACCGGTGGTGCTGCTGGAGGGCGTCGGTGCCGGGCGGCGGGCGGTGCGGCCCGCGCTCGCCGAGCTGATCTGGATGGAGCTGCCGGCCGCCGACGCCAGGGCCCGCGGCCTGCGGCGGGACGGGCCGGAACTGGCCGCCTTCTGGGAGCGCTGGACGGCGGCCGAGGCGGCCCATTTCGCCGCCGACCCCAGCCGACCGTTCGCCGGGCTGCGGGTGGACGGGCGGAGCGGCGAGCTGCTGCCGGCCGACCCTGGCTGA
- a CDS encoding Lrp/AsnC family transcriptional regulator encodes MEDLDQRIVQLLVQDGRMSYTDLGKATGLSTSAVHQRVRRLEQRGVIRGYSAIIDPDAVDLALTAFISVKPFDPSAPDDVPDRLAPLPEIEACHSVAGDENYILKVRVGAPGDLEDLLARIRTAAGVSTRTTVVLSTPYEARPPRL; translated from the coding sequence GTGGAGGATCTCGACCAGCGCATTGTCCAGCTGCTCGTCCAGGACGGGCGGATGAGCTACACCGACCTCGGCAAGGCCACCGGCCTGTCCACCTCGGCCGTCCACCAGCGGGTCCGCCGCCTGGAGCAGCGCGGGGTGATCCGCGGCTACTCGGCGATCATCGACCCCGACGCCGTCGACCTGGCACTGACCGCGTTCATCTCGGTCAAGCCCTTCGACCCCAGCGCCCCGGACGACGTGCCCGACCGGCTCGCCCCGCTGCCCGAGATCGAGGCCTGCCACAGCGTGGCGGGGGACGAGAACTACATCCTCAAGGTCCGGGTCGGCGCACCGGGCGACCTGGAGGACCTGCTGGCCAGGATCCGCACCGCGGCCGGCGTCTCCACCCGCACCACCGTGGTCCTCTCCACGCCGTACGAGGCACGCCCGCCCAGGCTCTGA
- the lnt gene encoding apolipoprotein N-acyltransferase, giving the protein MALPVDADSPAPDSPGREASGPEVSGQVGSGREASGREASDPEVSGPEASDREVPDREAPQAARPGRFARRRAKVRAGWRRAALAAAAGLALAAAFPPYGLWPLSILAVAALSLLTRGRTFRQGAWTGFAFGFPFFLWLLAWIRVVGSDAWVGLSAAEAAFLAALGGALALTSRLRCWPLWAACLWVTEEWARDRLPFGGFPWGRLAFANTSSPFTPLAALGGAVLVTFAVALTATLLAYLALPPLRRLRDRRAPAGAGAVGGEAADRAGRVPAAPAPRRVLLPAGAGACAALIVISGFAVPVPTAGQSADGPASAQVAVVQGNVPHPGMDFLGRPMQVLDNHANETEKLAGEVASGQVPKPQLVIWPENSSDEDPYGDPLTYETITEAVRSIGVPTLVGALVDGPDPQHVQNEGIVWDPISGPGAHYTKQHPVPFGEYVPFRSVLMKVITRLQRVAHDFYPGKGTGVMQLGPARIGDVICFEVAYDEIVRDTVNDGGRVIVVQTNNATYAKTGQPDQQLAMSQLRAVEHGRAVLIAATSGISAIIRPDGSIESRTAELTPATLSADVPLRDSRTLADRVGAAPEWALAVIGLLACGAAVLIERRRRGTGGGSGTEIGTPADAEPLSVS; this is encoded by the coding sequence GTGGCTTTGCCCGTCGACGCGGATTCGCCCGCCCCGGATTCGCCCGGCCGCGAGGCGTCCGGCCCGGAGGTGTCCGGCCAGGTCGGGTCCGGCCGTGAGGCGTCCGGCCGTGAGGCGTCCGACCCGGAGGTGTCCGGCCCGGAGGCGTCCGACCGCGAGGTCCCCGACCGCGAAGCGCCACAGGCCGCGCGGCCGGGCCGCTTCGCCCGGCGGCGGGCCAAGGTGCGGGCCGGCTGGCGCCGCGCCGCGCTGGCCGCGGCGGCCGGGCTGGCACTGGCCGCCGCCTTCCCGCCCTACGGCCTGTGGCCGCTGTCGATCCTCGCGGTGGCCGCGCTCTCGCTGCTCACCCGTGGCCGCACCTTCCGCCAGGGCGCCTGGACCGGCTTCGCCTTCGGGTTCCCCTTCTTCCTCTGGCTGCTGGCCTGGATCCGGGTGGTCGGCTCGGACGCCTGGGTCGGCCTGTCGGCCGCCGAGGCCGCCTTCCTCGCGGCCCTGGGCGGCGCGCTGGCGCTCACCTCGCGGCTGCGTTGCTGGCCGCTCTGGGCGGCCTGCCTCTGGGTGACCGAGGAGTGGGCCCGCGACCGGCTGCCGTTCGGCGGCTTCCCGTGGGGGCGGCTGGCCTTCGCCAACACCTCCAGCCCGTTCACGCCGCTGGCCGCGCTCGGCGGCGCGGTGCTGGTCACCTTCGCCGTCGCGCTGACCGCCACCCTGCTCGCCTACCTCGCGCTGCCGCCGCTGCGCCGCCTGCGGGACCGCCGGGCCCCGGCGGGTGCGGGGGCCGTCGGGGGCGAGGCGGCCGACCGGGCCGGACGGGTGCCCGCCGCTCCCGCGCCGCGCCGGGTGCTGCTGCCCGCCGGGGCCGGCGCCTGCGCCGCGCTGATCGTGATCAGCGGCTTCGCCGTCCCGGTGCCCACCGCGGGCCAGAGCGCGGACGGCCCGGCCAGCGCCCAGGTCGCGGTGGTCCAGGGCAACGTCCCGCACCCCGGCATGGACTTCCTCGGCCGCCCGATGCAGGTGCTGGACAACCACGCCAACGAGACCGAGAAGCTGGCCGGCGAGGTGGCGTCCGGCCAGGTGCCCAAGCCGCAGCTGGTGATCTGGCCGGAGAACTCCTCCGACGAGGACCCCTACGGCGACCCGCTCACCTACGAGACGATCACCGAGGCGGTCCGCTCGATCGGCGTGCCCACCCTGGTCGGCGCGCTGGTCGACGGCCCCGACCCGCAGCACGTGCAGAACGAGGGCATCGTCTGGGACCCGATCAGCGGCCCCGGCGCCCACTACACCAAGCAGCACCCGGTCCCGTTCGGCGAGTACGTGCCGTTCCGCTCGGTGCTGATGAAGGTGATCACCCGGCTGCAGCGGGTCGCCCACGACTTCTACCCGGGCAAGGGCACCGGCGTGATGCAGCTCGGCCCCGCCCGGATCGGCGACGTGATCTGCTTCGAGGTCGCCTACGACGAGATCGTCCGGGACACCGTCAACGACGGCGGCCGGGTGATCGTGGTGCAGACCAACAACGCCACCTACGCCAAGACCGGCCAGCCCGACCAGCAGCTCGCGATGTCCCAACTGCGCGCGGTCGAGCACGGCAGGGCCGTGCTGATCGCCGCGACCAGCGGGATCAGTGCGATCATCCGCCCGGACGGCAGCATCGAGAGCCGCACCGCCGAGCTCACCCCGGCCACGCTCAGCGCCGACGTGCCGCTGCGCGACAGCAGGACCCTGGCCGACCGGGTCGGCGCCGCGCCGGAGTGGGCACTGGCCGTGATCGGCCTGCTGGCCTGCGGCGCGGCGGTGCTGATCGAGCGCCGTCGGCGCGGTACGGGCGGCGGCAGCGGGACGGAGATCGGAACACCGGCGGACGCCGAACCGTTGTCCGTTTCGTGA
- a CDS encoding RNA polymerase-binding protein RbpA, producing the protein MSERALRGTRLGATSYETDRGIDLAPRQTVEYACQNGHRFEVPFSVEAEIPSVWECRFCGTEAVLLDGDEPEEKKTKPTRTHWDMLMERRTREELEEVLAERLAVLRSGGMNLAVHPRDTRKSA; encoded by the coding sequence ATGAGCGAGCGAGCTCTCCGAGGCACGCGACTCGGCGCCACTAGCTACGAGACCGACCGTGGCATTGACCTGGCTCCGCGCCAGACCGTCGAGTACGCATGTCAGAACGGACACCGGTTCGAGGTGCCCTTCTCCGTCGAGGCGGAGATTCCCTCGGTGTGGGAGTGCCGCTTCTGCGGCACCGAGGCCGTCCTGCTCGACGGTGACGAGCCTGAGGAGAAGAAGACCAAGCCGACCCGGACCCATTGGGACATGCTGATGGAGCGCCGGACGCGTGAGGAGCTGGAGGAGGTGCTGGCCGAGCGGCTGGCCGTGCTCCGTTCCGGTGGGATGAACCTCGCGGTGCACCCGCGGGACACCCGCAAGAGCGCCTGA
- a CDS encoding acyl-CoA dehydrogenase family protein, translated as MNAAPPKPVERRLPSDEARELLALTRELVHRELLPRAAEDEAAGRFPREVFRTLGEAGLLSLPYPEAVGGGDQPYEVYLQVLEELAAGWLAIGLGTSVHTLSCHALATFGSPEQRERWLPGMLGGEQLGAYCLSEPQSGSDAAALRTRADREGAEYVLRGTKAWITHGGRADFYSSIVRTGEDGPRGISCLLVPGDAEHLSAAPPEHKMGMNSSPTAQLHFDGVRVAADRLVGEEGQGFQIALAALDSGRLGIAACAIGLAQAALDQAVEYAGTRQQFGRPIADFQGLSFMLADMATQIEAGRALYLAAACRRDEGLAFSKQAAMAKLFCTDTAMRVTTDAVQVLGGYGYTQDFPAERFMREAKVLQIVEGTNQIQRLVIGRHLTRG; from the coding sequence ATGAACGCCGCACCCCCCAAGCCCGTGGAACGCCGACTCCCCAGCGACGAGGCCCGCGAGCTGCTCGCCCTCACCCGCGAGCTGGTCCACCGCGAGCTGCTGCCCCGGGCCGCCGAGGACGAGGCGGCCGGCCGCTTCCCGCGCGAGGTCTTCCGGACCCTGGGCGAGGCCGGCCTGCTGTCGCTGCCCTACCCCGAGGCCGTGGGTGGCGGCGACCAGCCCTACGAGGTCTACCTGCAGGTGCTGGAGGAGCTGGCGGCCGGCTGGCTGGCGATCGGGCTCGGCACCAGCGTGCACACCCTCTCCTGCCACGCGCTCGCCACCTTCGGCAGCCCCGAGCAGCGCGAGCGCTGGCTGCCCGGCATGCTCGGCGGCGAGCAGCTCGGCGCATACTGCCTCTCCGAGCCGCAGTCCGGCTCCGACGCCGCGGCGCTGCGCACCAGGGCCGACCGCGAGGGCGCGGAGTACGTGCTGCGCGGTACCAAGGCGTGGATCACCCACGGCGGGCGGGCCGACTTCTACAGCTCGATCGTGCGCACCGGCGAGGACGGTCCGCGCGGCATAAGCTGCCTGCTCGTCCCGGGTGACGCCGAGCACCTGTCGGCCGCGCCGCCGGAGCACAAGATGGGCATGAACAGCTCGCCCACCGCGCAGCTGCACTTCGACGGTGTGCGGGTGGCCGCCGACCGGCTGGTCGGCGAGGAGGGCCAGGGCTTCCAGATCGCGCTGGCCGCGCTGGACTCGGGCCGACTGGGCATCGCGGCGTGCGCGATCGGCCTGGCCCAGGCCGCGCTGGACCAGGCGGTGGAGTACGCGGGCACCCGGCAGCAGTTCGGCCGTCCGATCGCCGACTTCCAGGGCCTGTCCTTCATGCTGGCCGACATGGCCACCCAGATCGAGGCCGGCCGCGCGCTCTACCTGGCCGCCGCCTGCCGCCGCGACGAGGGCCTCGCCTTCTCGAAGCAGGCCGCGATGGCCAAGCTCTTCTGCACCGACACCGCGATGCGGGTGACCACCGACGCCGTCCAGGTGCTCGGCGGATACGGCTACACCCAGGACTTCCCGGCCGAGCGCTTCATGCGCGAGGCCAAGGTGCTGCAGATCGTCGAGGGCACCAACCAGATCCAGCGCCTGGTGATCGGCCGTCACCTGACCCGGGGCTGA
- a CDS encoding ankyrin repeat domain-containing protein, whose translation MADSSESLPPTAEEPDEAELIELAGRIFDAARAGDAESLRGFLAAGAPANLANDRGDTLLMLAAYHGQAEAVRVLLAGGADPNQANDRGQTPLAGTVFKGADEALDALLAGGADPHAGAPSAFETAQMFGKDELLARFGGR comes from the coding sequence ATGGCCGACTCCTCCGAATCCCTTCCGCCCACCGCCGAGGAGCCCGACGAGGCCGAGCTGATCGAGCTGGCCGGCCGGATCTTCGACGCCGCGCGGGCCGGCGACGCCGAGTCGCTTCGCGGCTTCCTGGCGGCCGGGGCGCCGGCGAACCTCGCCAACGACCGCGGCGACACCCTGCTGATGCTGGCCGCCTACCACGGCCAGGCCGAGGCGGTGCGGGTGCTGCTGGCCGGCGGCGCGGATCCGAACCAGGCCAACGACCGGGGTCAGACCCCGCTGGCCGGCACCGTCTTCAAGGGCGCCGACGAGGCGCTGGACGCCCTGCTGGCGGGCGGCGCCGACCCGCACGCCGGTGCGCCCTCGGCCTTCGAGACGGCTCAGATGTTCGGCAAGGACGAATTGCTGGCCCGGTTCGGCGGGCGTTGA
- a CDS encoding amidohydrolase has translation MTERTSRTVLLRGGTVYSPADPFATAMLIEGEQIAWVGSEGAADAYASVAEEIVDLAGALVTPAFVDAHVHATSTGLALTGLDLSDCASLTEALARIAGHARAHQGVLIGHGWDETRWPEGRPPTLAELDAAAEGAPLYLSRTDVHSALATSALRERTPDLAGQPGHHPTGPLTRAAHHAVRRAALAELTDDQRRAAQLATLQRAAALGIAALHECAGPEISSEQDLGALLALAAEHPGPEVYGYWGELSERGGVERARRLGAVGAGGDLFADGAFGSRTACLHEAYRDLPADGQDRNGTAYLTAAQIADHVAACTEAGLQAGFHAIGDAAVAAVLAGVRAAADRVGLARVKALRHRVEHAEALDEEAIDAFSELGLTASVQPAFDATWGGPEGMYAQRLGTERAAALNPFAALLRAGVPLALGSDAPVTPLDPWGTVRAAAFHQNPEHRISVRAAFAAHTRGGWRAIGRDQEGVLVPGAPASYALWRTGELVVQAPDSRVAGWSTDPRSGTPGLPDLTPGTELPTCLRTVVRGRTVYQRELAG, from the coding sequence ATGACCGAACGCACCTCCCGCACCGTGCTGCTGCGCGGCGGCACCGTCTACAGCCCGGCCGACCCCTTCGCCACCGCGATGCTGATCGAGGGCGAGCAGATCGCCTGGGTCGGCAGCGAGGGCGCCGCCGACGCGTACGCGAGCGTCGCGGAGGAGATCGTCGACCTGGCCGGTGCGCTGGTCACCCCCGCCTTCGTGGACGCCCACGTGCACGCAACCTCCACCGGCCTGGCCCTCACCGGCCTGGACCTGAGCGACTGCGCCTCACTCACCGAGGCCCTGGCCCGGATCGCCGGGCACGCCCGCGCGCACCAGGGCGTGCTGATCGGCCACGGCTGGGACGAGACCCGCTGGCCCGAGGGCCGCCCGCCGACCCTGGCGGAGCTGGACGCCGCCGCCGAGGGGGCGCCGCTCTACCTCTCGCGCACCGACGTGCACTCCGCCCTGGCCACCAGCGCGCTGCGCGAGCGCACCCCCGACCTGGCCGGGCAGCCGGGCCACCACCCCACGGGACCGCTCACCCGCGCCGCGCACCACGCCGTGCGCCGCGCCGCGCTGGCCGAGCTGACGGATGATCAGCGCCGCGCCGCCCAACTGGCCACCCTGCAGCGCGCCGCCGCCCTCGGCATCGCCGCGCTGCACGAGTGCGCCGGCCCCGAGATCTCCTCCGAGCAGGATCTCGGCGCCCTGCTCGCGCTGGCCGCCGAGCACCCGGGGCCCGAGGTCTACGGGTACTGGGGCGAGCTGAGCGAGCGCGGCGGCGTCGAGCGGGCCCGGCGGCTCGGCGCGGTCGGCGCGGGCGGCGACCTCTTCGCGGACGGCGCGTTCGGCTCCCGCACCGCCTGCCTGCACGAGGCGTACCGCGACCTGCCCGCGGACGGCCAGGACCGGAACGGCACCGCCTACCTGACGGCCGCCCAGATCGCCGACCACGTCGCCGCCTGCACCGAGGCGGGCCTGCAGGCCGGCTTCCACGCGATCGGCGACGCCGCCGTCGCCGCCGTGCTGGCGGGCGTGCGCGCGGCCGCCGACCGGGTCGGCCTGGCCCGGGTGAAGGCGCTGCGGCACCGGGTCGAGCACGCCGAGGCGCTGGACGAGGAGGCGATCGACGCCTTCTCCGAGCTGGGCCTGACCGCCTCCGTGCAGCCCGCCTTCGACGCCACCTGGGGCGGGCCCGAGGGCATGTACGCGCAGCGCCTGGGCACCGAGCGGGCGGCCGCGCTCAACCCGTTCGCCGCGCTGCTGCGGGCCGGCGTCCCGCTGGCGCTGGGCTCGGACGCGCCGGTCACCCCGCTGGACCCCTGGGGCACGGTGCGGGCCGCCGCCTTCCACCAGAACCCCGAGCACCGGATCTCGGTGCGCGCAGCCTTCGCCGCGCACACCCGCGGCGGCTGGCGGGCGATCGGCCGCGACCAGGAGGGCGTGCTGGTCCCCGGCGCCCCGGCCAGCTACGCGCTCTGGCGCACCGGCGAGCTGGTGGTGCAGGCCCCCGACTCGCGGGTGGCGGGCTGGTCCACCGACCCGCGCTCGGGCACCCCGGGGCTGCCCGACCTGACCCCGGGCACCGAGCTGCCGACCTGCCTGCGCACGGTGGTCCGCGGCCGGACCGTCTACCAGCGCGAACTCGCTGGCTGA
- a CDS encoding GNAT family N-acetyltransferase, which translates to MELRITGYDHPDAEKLTAAVQQEYVRRYGDMDLTEMRAEHFVDPQGIFVVGYLDGAPVACGGWRVKDGGHPHLRDGDAELKRMFVVPAARGRGLSRTLLRHLEELAGRAGRRRLVLETGTEQPEAVALYESEGYLPITKFGIYRDAPECICLGKELSAA; encoded by the coding sequence ATGGAACTTCGCATCACCGGATACGACCACCCCGACGCCGAGAAGCTGACCGCAGCGGTGCAGCAGGAGTACGTCCGCCGCTACGGCGACATGGATCTCACCGAGATGCGGGCCGAGCACTTCGTCGACCCGCAGGGCATCTTCGTGGTCGGTTATCTGGACGGCGCGCCGGTGGCCTGCGGCGGCTGGCGGGTCAAGGACGGCGGCCACCCCCATCTGCGGGACGGCGACGCCGAACTCAAGCGGATGTTCGTGGTTCCCGCCGCCCGCGGCCGCGGCCTGTCCCGCACCCTGCTGCGCCACCTGGAGGAGCTGGCCGGCCGGGCCGGGCGGCGGCGCCTGGTGCTGGAGACCGGCACCGAGCAGCCGGAGGCGGTGGCGCTGTACGAGTCGGAGGGCTACCTCCCGATCACCAAGTTCGGCATCTACCGGGACGCCCCCGAGTGCATCTGCCTGGGCAAGGAGCTGTCCGCCGCCTGA
- the fxsA gene encoding FxsA family membrane protein — MTQHANPTPRAGRPNRLRRFVPLLLALWLVLEIWLLIKVASVTGWLLVLLLLLLGLMAGFRLIKKAGLDALRAATAGTPFEREVAEPKGRRPGGGNAGLTALAGLLLVLPGFLSDLIGLTMLVPPTRELWRAVGRRLARRAARTAPVGDPLADALRLQEQLRIHRPDGKVVQGEVVDPVDDRVGEHRPQDDEPRPPLGR; from the coding sequence GTGACACAGCATGCGAACCCCACCCCCAGGGCCGGCCGCCCCAACCGGCTGCGCCGCTTCGTCCCGCTGCTGCTGGCCCTCTGGCTGGTGCTGGAGATCTGGCTGCTGATCAAGGTCGCTTCGGTGACCGGCTGGCTGCTGGTGCTGCTCCTGCTGCTGCTGGGTCTGATGGCGGGGTTCCGGCTGATCAAGAAGGCCGGGCTGGACGCGCTGCGCGCCGCCACGGCCGGCACCCCGTTCGAGCGGGAGGTGGCCGAGCCGAAGGGGCGGCGGCCGGGTGGCGGCAACGCCGGCCTCACCGCGCTGGCCGGGCTGCTGCTGGTGCTGCCGGGCTTCCTCTCCGACCTGATCGGTCTGACCATGCTCGTCCCGCCGACCCGGGAGCTGTGGCGGGCGGTGGGCCGCCGGCTGGCCCGCCGCGCCGCGCGCACGGCGCCGGTCGGCGATCCCCTGGCCGACGCGCTGCGGCTGCAGGAGCAACTGCGGATCCACCGGCCCGACGGCAAGGTGGTCCAGGGCGAGGTGGTCGACCCGGTCGACGACCGGGTGGGCGAGCACCGGCCGCAGGACGATGAGCCGCGCCCGCCGCTGGGCCGCTGA
- a CDS encoding FtsK/SpoIIIE domain-containing protein, producing MSLNRHLTRGRDLARTAGDHAADMFAPLTLIARGLRRHAGWARARWQATPRERRGPTLLLALAASVGVLLLPHGPLLAVVTLVASAAWKGREPKAATAPEPAPADVKLPALYAALTPYLAAPEDACPLYRPDGAYQDAFADWSFDAQGRLAALEIGYPAYFTDTEPAARARIEQVVQGKAGRAREYRFDWDQECNRLHVTALAPLPQDVPAQTWVTTPGEIVLGFTDSQATQRMIPVAQEGGPGHQPPVIWRTGPRSAEPHLLALGTAGSGTSTLLRTIGLQALVHGDLLVIDGAGTGEHACLVNRPGVHTVETSLHGALAALEWAAQETERRLAALNAARYRGEPAPTDATRPLWLLLDHPTELSELAQAEGRPDPQDLLELPLRHGRAARVTVVVAESIEAMDRLSPALRSAARARVVLGGHHPQDLHRALGVPLDVVPAAQTPPGRGYARVGAQPPTRLQVPATIDPLDEEAPARLRDAVIALLPHRDTRIEAAAPPLPAHPPQAPGAAEQQPPAGATRVELGKPR from the coding sequence ATGTCCCTCAACCGCCACCTGACCCGCGGCCGCGACCTCGCCCGCACCGCCGGCGACCACGCCGCCGACATGTTCGCGCCGCTCACCCTGATCGCGCGGGGCCTGCGCCGGCACGCCGGCTGGGCCAGGGCCCGCTGGCAGGCCACGCCCAGGGAGCGCCGCGGCCCGACCCTGCTGCTCGCCCTCGCCGCCAGCGTCGGCGTGCTGCTGCTGCCGCACGGCCCGCTCCTCGCCGTGGTCACCCTGGTGGCCAGCGCCGCCTGGAAGGGGCGCGAGCCCAAGGCGGCGACCGCCCCCGAGCCCGCCCCGGCCGACGTCAAGCTGCCCGCCCTCTACGCGGCCCTCACGCCCTACCTCGCGGCCCCCGAGGACGCCTGCCCGCTCTACCGCCCGGACGGCGCCTACCAGGACGCCTTCGCCGACTGGTCCTTCGACGCACAGGGGCGGCTGGCCGCACTGGAGATCGGCTACCCCGCCTACTTCACCGACACCGAGCCCGCCGCCCGCGCCCGGATCGAGCAGGTGGTGCAGGGCAAGGCGGGCCGGGCCCGGGAGTACCGCTTCGACTGGGACCAGGAGTGCAACCGCCTGCACGTCACCGCGCTGGCCCCGCTGCCGCAGGACGTGCCCGCGCAGACCTGGGTGACCACCCCGGGGGAGATCGTGCTCGGCTTCACCGACTCCCAGGCCACCCAGCGGATGATCCCGGTCGCCCAGGAGGGCGGCCCCGGCCACCAGCCGCCGGTGATCTGGCGCACCGGCCCGCGCTCGGCCGAGCCGCACCTGCTGGCGCTGGGCACCGCCGGCTCCGGCACCTCCACCCTGCTGCGCACCATCGGCCTGCAGGCGCTGGTCCACGGCGACCTGCTGGTCATCGACGGCGCGGGCACCGGCGAGCACGCCTGCCTGGTCAACCGGCCGGGCGTGCACACGGTGGAGACCAGCCTGCACGGCGCGCTGGCCGCGCTGGAGTGGGCGGCCCAGGAGACCGAGCGGCGGCTCGCCGCGCTGAACGCCGCCCGCTACCGGGGCGAGCCGGCACCGACCGATGCCACCCGCCCGCTCTGGCTGCTGCTCGACCACCCCACCGAGCTGAGCGAGCTGGCCCAGGCCGAGGGCCGCCCCGACCCGCAGGACCTGCTGGAGCTGCCGCTGCGCCACGGCCGGGCGGCCCGGGTCACCGTGGTGGTGGCGGAGTCGATCGAGGCCATGGACCGGCTCTCGCCCGCGCTGCGCTCCGCCGCCCGGGCCCGGGTGGTGCTCGGCGGCCACCACCCGCAGGACCTGCACCGCGCGCTCGGCGTCCCACTGGACGTCGTCCCGGCCGCGCAGACCCCGCCGGGGCGCGGCTACGCCCGGGTCGGTGCCCAGCCGCCGACCAGGCTCCAGGTGCCCGCCACCATCGACCCGCTGGACGAGGAGGCCCCCGCCCGGCTGCGCGACGCGGTGATCGCCCTGCTGCCGCACCGCGACACCCGGATCGAGGCCGCCGCCCCGCCGCTGCCCGCACACCCGCCCCAGGCACCCGGCGCCGCCGAGCAGCAGCCCCCGGCGGGCGCGACCCGGGTGGAGCTGGGCAAGCCCCGCTGA